The Leucothrix mucor DSM 2157 DNA window CATTACCATTACAGTCACCGATACGCCCACGCAACAAGTGACTAATGACGATGCCTTGATGGAGGTTGAGGTTTCGCCGTTACACCCTTATGTGCAAGGGCAGGTAATTTATGTGCAGCGTTTGTATTATTCGCGGCCATTGGTTGATAACGCTTCGATTTCCAGCCCGAGAATTGCCAAAGGTAAGGCTGATATTGAGTTTTTAGGCTCATCTAATCCAATTCGCACCACTCTAAACGGTAGGCCTTATCAGCGCCTGAGTCGTTATTATGCAGTGTATCCACAAGAAGTGGGTACGCTGGAATTTGCGCCCTCCGTATTTCGTGGCAGCTTGGCTCGCAGTACGCAGCGAGATCCTTTTCAGTATTTCCCGAATAGTGGGACTCGAATTAGTGCTTCCTCTGCCGCAGCTTCAGTAGAGATTGAGGCGAAGCCCGCAAGTTTTACGGGTAGCGAATGGCTTGCTGCTTCTCAAGTTAGCTTAAGCATTAATTGGTCGATGCCACCAGAATCATTACAAGCAGGCGAGCCGGTTACCGTGACTATTGCTTTGATTGCTGAAGGTAAGCGTGCCGAGACGCTGCCTGAAATTCAATTACCCGTGCCGGACGACATTAAAATCTATCCTGAAAAGCCGGTATTCCAGAATCAGAAAAGTGCTAGCGGTATTGGTGGAATGCGTCAGGAAACGATCGTATTGGTGGCTAATAAAAATGGGGAATACACGATTCCTGCGGTTGAAATTCCTTGGTGGGATACGAAAGCGGATAAGCAAAAGATTGCCCGCCTAGACCCGGTCACGATAAAAGTGAGTGGGGCAGCTATTACTGCTAATACCCCGCCGGTAAGTGCTGAACCTGCAGAGCCGAAAGTAAATGAGCCTGAGCCTATCAATCAAGCGGATGATAAGACGTTATCAAAAGTAGGTACGACTGAGTTGATGTCAGGTATCAATACTTTAATGGATGATTGGATGGCTAAAGCCCAACTACATCGCAAAGAACTCGCAGCGGGCTTGGGCGCATCAGCACTATTGATTTTGGGGTTAGTTTTCATTACGCGTCGTAATCGTAAAAAGCGCCAATCTCCAGAGTTTCAGCAGCAACAAATTCAGCAGGAAGCGACGCGTAAAGTCATCGCGGCTTGTAATGCGAATGATTCAGCGGCTGCTATTTCAGCATTGCCAGCATGGGCCGCTAGTGTTGGTATTTATCCGACAACTTTAGCCGGTTTTGAAACCTGTGGAGATGAGGCAATGGTGTCCGCGGTTCGTGAGCTATCGGCATCCCGCTATGCTAAGCAGGATGCCCAATGGAATGGCCGCACACTAAAGCAGGCTGTTCAGGCCTATGGTGCTAAGGCCTCCGCAACTCCGGTGGTTGCACTAAGGCCATTGCACCCAATCTCACAATAGCTCCTCTGGTTCAAATGAATCCACCCGAATGGCATTCAACATTGCGATTCGGGCATTTTTCAGCAGCGTTGCCTCATCCTCAGTGATCAGTTGATAACGCAGCGCCTCCTCAATTCGCTCCTCTTCGGTATGTGTCGATAACCTGCCATCTTTGCGTAGTCGGCGTAGACGTGTTTCTGCCGCTTTGGCTTCCGTGGCTAATTGAAAAGCATGCTCAATGCGTCCGGTACGATCGGTTGGGTCGTTGCTCATATAGATTCCACTACATAAGCGAGCACGAGTAGCACTTGGCTTAAGGCCGAGCTGAGCTACCTGATGAATCAATTTGTCACTGGGTGGCGAGTAGGGCTTGCCAAAGGGAAACATAAACTGCCGCAGCACTTTGCCGAAGAGTGGCGCGGGTAGATTGTAAAACACTGCTAACATCGCTTGCTGTGCATCATGAATCAGACTTTGGCAGCTGTAGTCCAGTAAGGGCAGGTCAGCAATTGGCTCACCCTGATCTTCAAAGTGTTTTAGCACTGCGGAGCAAAGGTAGAGGTTTGCCAGAATATCGGCAAAGCGTCCAGATAGGCGCTCGCGGCGCTTCAAAGTGCCACCTAAAGTCAGCAAAGCATAGTCAGTTAGTAGGGCAAAGCTGGCACTCAGGCGCGTCAAGCGCCGATAGTACTTGCGCGTCATCGGTGTGCCGGGTGATTCAAAGTAGGCATTGCTCATACCAAACCAAACACTGCGGGCTAAGTTGCTCATCACAAAGCCAACATGCGCCATGAGTGTTTTATCCAGCAGCTTTAAATCATCCGATTGTGCTGCTTTGATTTCGGTCAGCAAATAGGGGTGACAACGAATCGCACCCTGACCAAATACAATCAAGCTACGGGTTAAGATATTCGCGCCTTCCACGGTAATTCCGATGGGTACTGCCTGATACATGCGGGCAATGAAATTATCCGGCCCCATGCAAATTCCCGAGCCTCCGTGAATGTCCATGGCATGATTGACAATCTGACGCATCCGCTCGGTTAGTTGGTATTTTAGCAGTGCCGTAATGACCGCTGGTTTCTGCTCCTGATCGATCGCAGTGGCAGTCAGGCGACGTCCGGCGTCCATGATATAGGTCTGCACTAAAATCTCTGCCAGCGGCTCTTCAATGCCTTCAAAACGACCAATAATGCTGCCAAACTGTTTTCGTACACCGGCATAAGCGCCAGTAACGTGGGAAAGCTGCTTTCCGGCTCCCGTGGCGAGTGCGGGAAGCGAAATTCCGCGTCCTTCGCCTAAGCACTCCACCAACATTTGCCAGCCTTTACCGGCATGCTCCGGCCCGCCGATTAACCAGTCCATGGGGATAAATACGTTTTCACCCCATACCGGACCATTCTGGAAAGGGATATTCAGTGGGAAGTGCCGCTTGCCGATACTGATCCCCGCAGTTGTCGTTGGAATGAGTGCCAGACTAATCCCGACTTCCGTTTCATCACCCAGCAAATGATCAGGGTCTTTAAGTTGGAAGGCTAAGCCAAGTAGTGTGGCAACGGGGGCTAGTGTGATATAGCGCTTTTCCCAGTTAAGGCAAATACCTAAAACATCATCTTTGCCTTCAAAGCGTTGTCTGCACACCACGCCAATATCTGGAATGGCGCTGGCATCGCTACCAGCTTCAGGTCCGGTTAGCGCGAAGCAGGGGATTTCCTCGCCACGAGCTAAACGTGGTAGAAAATAACTTTTTTGTGCAGCCGTTCCATAGCGATGCAGTAGCTCACCAGGGCCGAGAGAGTTAGGCACCATCACGGTGACTGCCGCCGTAATACTGCGTGAAGCGATTTTCATGACCACTTCTGAATGCGCCAGTGCAGAGAAACCAAGCCCGCCATATTCCACTGGGATAATCATCCCGAAAAAGCCTTCACGCTTCAGGGTTTGCCAGATTTCGGGAGGGAGATCTAGCAATTCGTGAGTAATCTTCCAGTCATCCAGATTTTTACAGAGCACCTCAACCGGCCCATTCAGGAAGTCGGTTTCCTCGGGCGTTAAGCTGCTACTGGCGAGATCGCGTAAGTGGGGCCATTTTGGTTTGCCGGAAAACAGTTCAGCATCCCACCAAGTATTGCCTGCCTCCAGTGCTTGCTGTTCGGTATCGGAAATTCTGGGAAGGTTCTGTTTGAGTAAGCGAAGCGCGGGACGACTGATTAACTTTAGGCGCAAGGGCTCGTAGTAGATAATTACCAAGCTCAAAACGCAAAGGATGGCAATGAACCAGATGCCGTTATGCCATGCATCAAAGATAAATATACCGGCTAACCAAGTCAGTATAAATGGGGCTGTTTTCACCAAAGATAGTCGCAAATAGCCGCTTATTAGTAAAATGACTAATAGGCTGATGAGTGCGAGAAGTGATGAGATCATGATGAGCCTCCTTCAAGGATGGTTCGCGAGGGTTTTGATGTTTCGGAGCGTTCGGCGATTAATGGCAGTTCGTCACCTTCACCAGTTTCCCAAGGTAGATAGCGATGGGAGTGGCCGTGTGACAGATCTAGGTCTGGAAACTTGACGATCTCAAAGTAAGGTGAGTAGTCAAAATCAGCGGGTACAAATAATCGGAAATTACGTTTATAGATTTTTTTGTATTCGTTATTGTCCGTTACCACAACCGGCAAAATGGGGTAATCAACACTTTGAAAGCATCTTGCTATCATTCCTGAGCATACCACATGCGTCGGTTTACCTGCGTTGTGTTGAAATAACGTGGAGCGCCAGTGCCTAGGTAGTAAGCCGTAAGGGAAAAAGAAGCGGGCCAAATCTAGCAGTTGCCTGACATCGTAAGAGAGTCCCAAATGCTCAGCAGCAAAGCAGACGACTTTTTGTTGGTCTTTGGGTCGTAGATGAGTGGGGCGGCAGACTCGAAGGTTATCATCCATGTAGTCACTCATGGGCCTCACCACGGTGCCATAACCCAGTAAGGATTCGATCACCAGTTGTTCATTTGGATCGCCATCGTAAAACTTCAGAATGCGGGCACGAATGGCCGGATCTTTGACTTCGCTCAGGCGACCAATGTACAGGGCAGAGTGAATCCATGGCGAGAGCGTGATTAGCTTGATGATATCGCCAACCCGAGTGCGGCCTTCAAATAAAATCACATCAGCTGGCTTGAGTGACTCCAATAATCGCTTGGGGTTATTGATTGCGGACAGGTTCCTGTTTGCCTCCGGAATGGCGATTAGCCAACCGACAACTTTATTCCATATCAGGTTACGCAGTTTGCTCAACATGAACCGTTCCTCCATTGGTATGATTATGACACGATCATGACCCTTGTTATCTTAAACGCTGTGATTACGGGTTTAGATTCACTTGAGGCTCTATGGTTGCAAATTTCTGTTTAAGGGAAGTTTCAAAAAAAGCGTAAAAAGCGCTTGAGTAAGTTCGATGATTAACCTAGAATGCTGCGTTCTTTGAATTTGATTAGATATTCGTTCTATTCAAGTAATCAATACCGAACAGATTTAGCTTCATTTCCTGGAGAATTGACATGGGAACATTCAGTGCAAAGCCGGCAGAGGTTAAGCGCGACTGGTTTGTCGTAAATGCTGAGGGCAAAGCACTTGGTCGACTGGCCAGCGAGATTGCATCACGTTTGCGCGGTAAGCATAAGCCGATTTACACACCACACGTTGATACTGGCGATTACATCGTTGTTATTAATGCAGATAAAGTGGCAGTAACTGGTAACAAGTTTACTGACAAAATGTACTACAGAAACACCGGCTACGTTGGTAATCTGAAGTCCATAAGTTTTGACAAGCTACAGGCCAAGGCGCCTGAGCGTATCATCGAATTAGCGGTTAAAGGCATGTTGCCTAAAGGTCCGCTGGGTCGTGACATGTATCGTAAACTCAAAGTGTATGCGGGGCCAGAGCACAATCATCATGCTCAGCAACCACAGCCTTTAGAAGTTTAAGATTTAACAGCATTAGAGAATACAGAGCAATGGCTGATACACAGTACTACGGAACAGGTCGCCGGAAATCGTCTTCTGCGCGCGTCTTCATGAAGAATGGCTCGGGCAATATTACGGTTAACAAGCTGAGCATCGACGAATATTTTGGTCGTGAAACGTCTCGCATGGTTGTTCGTCAGCCATTAGATGCGACGGATTCAGTTGAGACTTTTGATATTAACGTCACAGTTGCCGGTGGTGGTGACAGTGGTCAGGCAGGCGCAATCCGTTTAGGTATTGCCAGAGCTCTGCTTGAATTCAACGAAGGTCATCGTGATGTCCTGAAGCGTAGTGGCTTCCTGACACGTGATGCACGTAAAGTTGAGCGTAAGAAAGTTGGTTTGCACAAAGCACGTAAGGCGACTCAGTTCTCCAAGCGTTAATCGCAAACAGATTTTCGGCTACACGTTTTACAAAAAGCGGCAATGTTTACATTGCCGCTTTTTTGCGTTTCCCATTCAGACGAGCTGTGTTGCATTTTTGCCACACCGAAGATAGACTTGAATTAGTCTTTAGTGAACTCAGTCGAGTTCATGTGGCGACAGACTCTGGGAAATATAATGAAAATAACAAATACCCTCATTTTGATGGCTCCGGTTTTGGCATTCTCGTCGAATGTTTTAGCTTATGCGGCCTCATCTGTTTCATCTCCAGAGTCCGAACCTCTAGGTCTTTATGACCTGTCTTATGCGGCAGATGCGCATTATTCCTCAAGAAACCTTGAACGATCCGATGTCGGTCTTGGGTTGCTGACTGCCTACGATTTAGTGATTCGGGGTGACGACGCAGCATCATCAGTGACTTACCTGAATCAGTCTGGGCCATTTGAAGTGGGTGCGCAATATGCTCCAGCTGATATTGACACGGATAGTGATACTGTGGGTTTTTTGGTCAATACGCAACAAGGTCCCTATGAAGCGGCAATGGCTTATCACCAGTCTGGACAGGAAAGCGGGGCGCTTAAAGGTAGGCTTACTTATAAAAGTCGCAATAATAGTCAGGTGCGTCTTGATCTGGTGGCTGAAAAGTATGTTGCGAACATTAGTCGACCAGAAGCAGATTCAACGCTATCAAAGTCCGGCGACTCGCTATCCTTTTTAGTTGGTGCTAAGTATCAGGTGACGCCGAAGGCTTATGTGTCTGGTCAATATGGTGCGGTTGGTTTTGCGGAGTCTTCTAAAGTTGAGGGTGCAGAGCTTGATTCAGAGCGTGACTATTGGGCGCTGTCACTAGAAGCTGGTTACAAGTTAAATGACTCTAGTGTTATCTATGTGAGTCATGCGCAGAAAAAATTCAATAACGTCGCCGAGTCTGATGACCCATCCACCGACTTGCTGGCATCTCAGCTGAATTCAATTGGTGTAAAGCTCAACTGGTAGC harbors:
- a CDS encoding BatD family protein: MVKRFIAMIALLLVALVSHAAPVLQAMVDRQTIGIDETVQLVIKLSGAGAGRPDLSEIYQDFSIDSHSQSSSARIINGILSQDVSWTFVLSPNHTGELTIPALTVGGAQSQAITITVTDTPTQQVTNDDALMEVEVSPLHPYVQGQVIYVQRLYYSRPLVDNASISSPRIAKGKADIEFLGSSNPIRTTLNGRPYQRLSRYYAVYPQEVGTLEFAPSVFRGSLARSTQRDPFQYFPNSGTRISASSAAASVEIEAKPASFTGSEWLAASQVSLSINWSMPPESLQAGEPVTVTIALIAEGKRAETLPEIQLPVPDDIKIYPEKPVFQNQKSASGIGGMRQETIVLVANKNGEYTIPAVEIPWWDTKADKQKIARLDPVTIKVSGAAITANTPPVSAEPAEPKVNEPEPINQADDKTLSKVGTTELMSGINTLMDDWMAKAQLHRKELAAGLGASALLILGLVFITRRNRKKRQSPEFQQQQIQQEATRKVIAACNANDSAAAISALPAWAASVGIYPTTLAGFETCGDEAMVSAVRELSASRYAKQDAQWNGRTLKQAVQAYGAKASATPVVALRPLHPISQ
- a CDS encoding acyl-CoA dehydrogenase, whose protein sequence is MISSLLALISLLVILLISGYLRLSLVKTAPFILTWLAGIFIFDAWHNGIWFIAILCVLSLVIIYYEPLRLKLISRPALRLLKQNLPRISDTEQQALEAGNTWWDAELFSGKPKWPHLRDLASSSLTPEETDFLNGPVEVLCKNLDDWKITHELLDLPPEIWQTLKREGFFGMIIPVEYGGLGFSALAHSEVVMKIASRSITAAVTVMVPNSLGPGELLHRYGTAAQKSYFLPRLARGEEIPCFALTGPEAGSDASAIPDIGVVCRQRFEGKDDVLGICLNWEKRYITLAPVATLLGLAFQLKDPDHLLGDETEVGISLALIPTTTAGISIGKRHFPLNIPFQNGPVWGENVFIPMDWLIGGPEHAGKGWQMLVECLGEGRGISLPALATGAGKQLSHVTGAYAGVRKQFGSIIGRFEGIEEPLAEILVQTYIMDAGRRLTATAIDQEQKPAVITALLKYQLTERMRQIVNHAMDIHGGSGICMGPDNFIARMYQAVPIGITVEGANILTRSLIVFGQGAIRCHPYLLTEIKAAQSDDLKLLDKTLMAHVGFVMSNLARSVWFGMSNAYFESPGTPMTRKYYRRLTRLSASFALLTDYALLTLGGTLKRRERLSGRFADILANLYLCSAVLKHFEDQGEPIADLPLLDYSCQSLIHDAQQAMLAVFYNLPAPLFGKVLRQFMFPFGKPYSPPSDKLIHQVAQLGLKPSATRARLCSGIYMSNDPTDRTGRIEHAFQLATEAKAAETRLRRLRKDGRLSTHTEEERIEEALRYQLITEDEATLLKNARIAMLNAIRVDSFEPEELL
- a CDS encoding YiiX/YebB-like N1pC/P60 family cysteine hydrolase; the protein is MLSKLRNLIWNKVVGWLIAIPEANRNLSAINNPKRLLESLKPADVILFEGRTRVGDIIKLITLSPWIHSALYIGRLSEVKDPAIRARILKFYDGDPNEQLVIESLLGYGTVVRPMSDYMDDNLRVCRPTHLRPKDQQKVVCFAAEHLGLSYDVRQLLDLARFFFPYGLLPRHWRSTLFQHNAGKPTHVVCSGMIARCFQSVDYPILPVVVTDNNEYKKIYKRNFRLFVPADFDYSPYFEIVKFPDLDLSHGHSHRYLPWETGEGDELPLIAERSETSKPSRTILEGGSS
- the rplM gene encoding 50S ribosomal protein L13; the protein is MGTFSAKPAEVKRDWFVVNAEGKALGRLASEIASRLRGKHKPIYTPHVDTGDYIVVINADKVAVTGNKFTDKMYYRNTGYVGNLKSISFDKLQAKAPERIIELAVKGMLPKGPLGRDMYRKLKVYAGPEHNHHAQQPQPLEV
- the rpsI gene encoding 30S ribosomal protein S9; its protein translation is MADTQYYGTGRRKSSSARVFMKNGSGNITVNKLSIDEYFGRETSRMVVRQPLDATDSVETFDINVTVAGGGDSGQAGAIRLGIARALLEFNEGHRDVLKRSGFLTRDARKVERKKVGLHKARKATQFSKR